The Juglans regia cultivar Chandler chromosome 1, Walnut 2.0, whole genome shotgun sequence nucleotide sequence CCGCATCATCCTGCGATCTACTATGGACTCCAGTTCAGGTTGCACCTCTCCATGGCCATCGACTGGAGGAAGAGATGCTAATGGTTGGATTTGAGCCTCAATCTTCCTCTTGAGGCAAGAAACATAGAAGGTTGGGTTGATTCGGGAAGAGCTCAGCAAGTTAAGACGATAGGCCACATCTCCAATCTTTTTGTTCCACTTGGAAGGGCCCATAAAAATGAGGTGCCAGCTTGAGGTTCCACCGAGTGGCTAAGGACTTCTAGCAATAGGGTTGCTGTCTCAAGTATATCCAATCTCCAATTTCAAACTTCCTTTATGTTCTTCTTTTATCTGCTGGTACTTTCATTTGGTTCCTTGCCATGTCCAAGTTCTCTTTTAATATCTAGATAATATGATCCCCGGTCTGCAATGTATGATCAACTGAAGCATTTATTGATGTCCCTCGTACATATGATAGCAGCTATGGTGGGGGATACCCTTATAGAGCTTCGAATGGAGTTGGTTTTATTTGTGTAATATGTggtgttgtaccaccattcGGCAAATGATAACCATTATGCCCACTTCTGTGGCTTTAACCCTACATAGCACCTAAGATAGGTTTCCAGACACTTGTTCAAAGCCTCTGTTTGAccatttgattgggttggtaagCAAAACTTTGATTGAGAGTTGACCCCTGTAAGGAGAAAAAATCATTCCAAAAAGAACTAACAAAAATAAAGTCTCAATCTGTCACAATGGTTCGAGGTAAACTATGTAGCTTGAAAACATGGTTCAAGAACAAATTGGCTACCACTGATACAGTATAAGTGTGGGAGAGGAGTATAAAATGCCTGAACTTAGTGAACCTGCCAACTACAACCAGGATTACATTTTGGCCTTGAGACATGGGAAGTCCCTCTATGAAATCCATAGAGATGTTTGTCCAAACTTTCTGAGATACTGGCAAGGGTTGTAACAGTCCTGCTAGTGAGGTTGTCTCATACTTCACAGCTTGGCACGTGTCACATTCACGTACCAATTTCTTTACatctttttttatctatttctaGTATAAGTCCCTTTTAGCTTGCTGATAGGTCTTTAAGTAGTTTGAAAGTCCCCCAAAGGGGTGGTTATGAATATGGTGCAACACTTTGTTCTTAAATGTCGATTCAGACACCAACACCATCCTACCCTTCTTCAATATTAACCATGCTGCAATTGAAATCCCTTTTGTGGAATTCTGTTTTCCTGCAAGTTTTTAAGGGGTTCCTTCATCTCATCTGACTCCTCACAGCTAGCCTTAAGTTATTCTATCCAATCAAGTGTAGGAAAGGAAATCATAGCTAAGGACTCTTCCAAACATTCAATTTCCTCCCATTTACTAGACAGTGCATTTGCAAccaaatttttctttccatgttttttgaaaattacaAAGTCATACCCCCATCAATTTACTCAACTATTTCTGTTGGGCCACAATTCCCACACTTTGTTCTAGGAATTTAAGCGCTTGTTGATCCGTCTCAATCACAAAAGACTAGACTAAAATATAAGGCCTTCGTTTCCTCACAGCAGTCACCAAGGCTAAGAGCTTCATCTCATAAGTAGAGAGAATAAATGTCTTATCCTTGAGTGCTTTACTCATAAATAACAGGGGTTGTCCTGATTGCATTAAGACTACCCCCATTCCCCTCCCACTTGCGTTGTACTCGATAGTAAATGGCTAGAAAAAATAGGTAACCTGAGAACTAGGGGCCTTGTCACTACTAACTTTAACTCTGTAAAAGCCTTTGTTGCTTCATCATTCCacaaaaaagattttttctttagtaagtTTGTAAGTGGGATTGCAATAGTGCCATAGTTCTTAATAAACCCCTTAGAGATTTCACATTTGTTGGCGTAGGCCAATCTAACATTGCAAAAACTTTATTGGGATCTAACATCACCGCCTTTTTATTGATCACGCGCCCCAAATAATCAATCTTCGAAACCCCAAACTTGCACTTGGATAACTTTGCGTACAACTGATTTTTCTTTAAGACTTCTAGCACCCTTTCCAAGTGCTCTAGATGGTCATTCCACCCCTTGTTGTACACtagtatgtcatcaaagaatACTAGCACAAACTTCCTCAAGTCTGGCAGAAACACATGGTTCATCAATCCTTGGAAGGTTGACGGTGCATTAGTCAACCCAAACGGCATCACTAGGAACTCATAATGtccctcatgagttctaaacGCTTTTTTTGCCACATCTTCTGGCACTACTCTAATTTGGTGGTATCAGGACCCTAAGTCCAGTTTTGAGAAGACCATCGACCTATACAACTCGTCTAATAATTCATCAAAAACCGGAATAAGAAACTTGTCCTTAATGGTTTCTTGGTTAAGGGCTCTATAATCCACGCACATCCTCCAACTCTCATCCGCCTTATGAACTAACAACACGGGTGAAGAAAATGGACTAGTGCTGGGTTTTACTACCCCTGTTTCCAATAACTCTGCTacaatcttctcaatctcaatcttttGGTAGTGTGGGTATCGATAAGGCCTCGCTATTGTAGGTTGAGTGCCTTCCtttaatgtgattttatggTCCTGTACACGGGAAGGTGGTAACCCTCTTGGAACCTCAAAGACCCCGTGAAACTTAGTGAGGATTTGCTGCACATCCCCTCCCCATTGAGTGTTCTTATCACTGTCTTTTCCCACCAGTAGGTGTAGGAACAGCCCCTTCCCTCTACTCACAGAAGTCATGAGTGACTTATGATTGCCTTCCATCGCTAGGCTCTTCAAGCCCAATCCCACCAACTCAACCTCCTTTCCACCATACACAAACTTCATAGTAAGTTGGGAAAAACCCCACACAATTGGCCCCAAAGACTCCAGCCATTTAACTCCTAAGACCACATCACAACCACCCAGGGACAATATATAAAAAGCAGGGATAAAATGAGTACCATGGATGTTTGTCTTGATTGACTGCAATATCCTTCACTGTTGAGAATCTACCCGTTTGCTATTTTTACTGCCACCTTTTGAGACTTATCAACCAGCAACCTTATTTTCTTGGCAATAGAGGGATCCAATAAATTGTGTGTACTTCTGGAGTCAACCAAAATCACCACTTGCTCCTTCCCAATTCTTCCAATCACTCTCATAGTTTTAGCACCAGGTGTGCCCGTAATAGAATTAAGTGAAATTTCAGGTTCCCCACTCACTACCTGATTTTGTACTTTCCCCTCACTATACAAATATGAAACTAATTCCccttcttcctccttctcttCTGCCTCATCACTGCCTTGcagtaaatatattttagggATCTTACACACATGGGCTGGATTCCATTTCTCTTCGCAATGATAACATAAACCCTTCCTCATCCATGGAAATCAATGAAAGTTTTTTAGGACTAAATTTTTGCACCCTTGTGCTCCCTTCATCAGTCTGGGTATGCGTGTTAGAATAAGGCCATGCTGATACTAGTACCGCCCCTTTTTCAGTGCTCAACTTAGTAAATCACCTCATACTGGTCAGATACTCCTCTTGAATACGAGCTAAGCCAAAAGTAGCATTTAAATTTAGAGGGTTAAACATACGGAGTGGTAACCTAATCTTGTCCTTCAACCCACTGAGAAAACAACTCAGTTTGTGGTGGTCTGAGAGTCCTCGTAGTCTGTTGGAAAGAGCCTCGAACTGAGCTTTGTAAGCGGCTACTGAGGATGTTTGATTAAGACGAGTAAGTGTCTCCATTGGATTGTCGTAAGCTGTCGATCTAAAACGCACTAACATGAACCAAGGTCTCCCAACTATTAAACTGACTCGTGTCTATCGCATCTTGGTACCAAACGAGAGTGTCCCCCTCCATGTGATAGAAAGCGATTAACATGTGTTGTGCTGTTGCTGTTTGGTGATACTCAAAATATTGAGATGCCTTCAAAATCCATTCAGATTTTTCCCATCAAAATGAGGGAAGTCCAAACGTATCCCCGCTGAAATCCTCCTTTGTGTTGACTTTGATATGTATCATTTGTGACTTGCAAGTCCCTGTTGCCCATGGTGTTCTGATTAGCCACCAAGGAGAGGATCATGTCCGTGAGTTGGTCAAGCCTACCTCGCACATCCTGTAGGTCCCCATGCACTTCCTGAAGACCCCTTCTCCAGACCATCTATTTGCTTCTGAAGGCCATCAACTTGCTGCTTGGAACAAGTAGCCTCTGCCATTAAGGCATGTCCGTGAGTAATGCCCGAATCCGGGGTAGCCCTTTCCCTTTTGGCGGCTTCACTCatctatcagtattcaatgacttaacactATGTCCATACATAATACTATGGCATTTTAATTCGGCTATAGTTCGCCCCCTTTATGACTTGAACTTGTGACGCGGTCCTTGCtctaataccaattgttaaagacccagccattgatccaaaagctcTAGGACTGTTGGATACCAATTTGGTTAAGCCTTTAACCCTCAAGATCATaatagtttttgaatatgagGTCAAGAAGGCTTTCAGACAACTTGTTTTACAGGTACGATGTTCAATTCTCTAGATTTATGGGAACTCGTTTATGTTTGA carries:
- the LOC118348494 gene encoding uncharacterized protein LOC118348494; the protein is MSEAAKRERATPDSGITHGHALMAEATCSKQQVDGLQKQIDGLEKGSSGSAWGPTGCASDEAEEKEEEGELVSYLYSEGKVQNQVVSGEPEISLNSITGTPGAKTMRVIGRIGKEQVVILVDSRRVKWLESLGPIVWGFSQLTMKFVYGGKEVELVGLGLKSLAMEGNHKSLMTSVSRGKGLFLHLLVGKDSDKNTQWGGDVQQILTKFHGVFEVPRGLPPSRVQDHKITLKEGTQPTIARPYRYPHYQKIEIEKIVAELLETGVVKPSTSPFSSPVLLVHKADESWRMCVDYRALNQETIKDKFLIPVFDELLDELYRSMVFSKLDLGS